ATGCCCGTTGAGATGCAACTGAAAGTCATCCTTCCGCTGCGTGACGACGATACGCTGAAACTGTGACTGAGTCGCATGGACAATCGGGTTTTCCAGGATCGCTTCCTCTGACCACATCGTCAGCGTATCCGCCTTGATGAATACGACGACCAAAATTCCGATCACCGCAAAACCACGACCACGTAGACCGCCCAGACCGCGACTGGATAACAGAGGACGCAACAGGTAAGTCCCCCACACTCCGACAATCGCGTTGAGCAAGCCGAACAACAACGACGTTCGAACCAACCCCAATCGCGGCACCAGGAAGACAGGAAACAAGACCGATGCGAGTAACGCCCCGATGTAGTCAAACGTCAGCACACGCGCGACAAGCTCATGAAAATCCAGATGCTCGCGCATGATCCGCATCAACAGCGGAAGCTCAAGCCCGACCAGCGTTCCGATTAAAACGACGGAGCCGAACAAAGCCGTTTGAAACCACGTGACATGCCCGAACGCGATGAACAACAGAGGCGTCGAAAGCCCACCTAGTAATGCGAGTCCGAGTTCGACTTCGATAAACGTCCGGGCGAGCTTTTCGTCAACGTACTTTGAAAGCCAAGCACCGATACCGAGCGCAGATAGATAGACGCCGATCACAAATGAAAACTGCGTGACGCTGTCACCGAGAAGATAGCTTGCCAAGGTGCCGGCGAGCAATTCATAGATCAGCCCGCAGGTCGCGATGACGAGAACGTTTAGATACAGCAAGTAGTTCGGCGTTCGATTGATCATCCGAGGATGGCTGCGGCAATGATGAGAGAAATACCTAGTGTGATCGCCCCAACGATCGTTCCGAGTGCTTGGTTATGTTCCTCGACGATTTCGTGGTAGATCGAAAAAGGCGTCAGCTTTTCCATCACCACGATACAAATGCCTAAGACGACGATGCCAATCACTGAAAAGATCAGTGCGGCGAGGATGTGACCACCAAGGACGCTCATTCCGGATGCCGCCTCTTGTGACATGGCCAATTCGGATGACGTTTCTTGTGCCAAAGGCAATAGGGTTTGAAAGGGTTGCATGATTCGCTTCTCCGTTGCTGTTGGAATGTTCGCCGATGGCGGCTTGAGATTATTTTCCGACGCCCCACGATCCGCCAAAGGATCGTCCGCCACCCAGGTAGCTGGAGCCGTAGGGCCGACCGCTGGAATAGCCACTGCCGCCAAAGCTTGGTGACTTCCAGCCGAAAGCGGTCGCCACCGTGAACCAAGAACAGATGACGATGCCGACAGCCAAGTAAGTGAACCAGATCGCTTTTTTCATCGCTTAATCGTCCGATGCATAGGGACTGTAGTCGCTGTCTTGCCACCGCTGGACTTCGAAGTTGTGCAAGTAAAACAGCGTGAGGCCGGGAATGATCGACACCCCGATCGCGGCCAACGTCAGTAGCCCGCCGTCCCATTTGTTGCGGTTCACCGTGATCGCGGCTAGCAGCAGATAGACCAAGAAGCCTGCCCACATGAACCAGAAACTTTTCCCCATCGATGGCTTGGGCTGGATTACGCCGACGCCCCAGGGTCGTGGCAAGTCATTCACACCGAAGATCGATTCGACTTCTTCGGTCGTGATGTAAAACGACTCAGAAATCGTTACCTCTTTCGACCTGCCGAACCCGGCTTGTTCAAACGAAACCATTCGTGGTGGGTTGATGTAGTCGGAAGTTTGCACAACATCGCCGATGTTGACTTTCCAGTAAAACTCACCGAGTAGGTAACGGACGTGAGCGGTTCCTTTGTCGTAGAGGCGAAAGGCTTGTTTGTCGTATCCGAGGTGAGTTCCCTTGGCTTTCGGAGTCGACGTCACGGGCGCAGCCAGAGACCAGTGACCGCTATTGCAGATTAGCCATCGATAGCCGGTGTCACGGTTGTAGAGCAGGTATTCGGACCAGGGAAAAATCTTGCCTTCCCATTTCGCATAGCGTTCCATGAATCCGATGACGACATATTTTGTATCGCCAAAAGTGCCTTCGCTACCCAACGGGATCTGCACACGGGCAGCTTCCTGGTGCAGTGACTGAAACAACGAAAGCTTGCCTTCACTGACATCTAAAATCGACGAGCAATTCGGGCAGGCGATCCGAAGGGTGTCATCGGGTGCTCGCAGCGACAAAGGGCCTGCGCATTTCGGGCACGACAGCTGCGCCGCGTCGACACTTTCGGTGACCTCCGGTTTGAGTCGCTCGACATCGATCCCCAAGTCACTTAGCGTGACCGTGGTGCCTAGATAAGCGGACTGAATCCCATCATCTTCGCCGTGACCGTATTCAAACGTTGCGACCTGATGCGCATCGCCTTGCAGATCGACATAGTGATGATCTGCACCGGGCACAAATTGCCAGGGGATCTCCCCCTCGGCACCTTCAGCTGTCGCGACACCCTTTTCACGAACGGTCAGTTTCGTCCCTTTGATCGGAACCGTTTGCATCAATTCGACTGAATCGAATTTTGGAAGTTTCGCATCACGGTTCAACTTGTATTCCGTGGTCAGTGCGAATTGCCCTTGAGCCTCGCTCAGCCAGCCGACTTGATTTCCCGGGAATTCAAGATACCACTCGTCCCAACTGCCGCCTGCGGAATGCCGATAGCGAACCCGTCCGACGATCCGAAACCGTTTGCCTTTCCAACGACCACTGATACCACGTCGCAAGCCGGAAGCGGGATCACTGACTTCAGCGAACTTGCCAAGGTCTTTTACATCGCGATCGGTGCGACCGATCGTGGTGCCACAAAAGTCACAGATGGTGACGAGTGCCCAACTGTTGCGAAAAACGGTCGGCCCGCCGCATGCGGGACATTGCGTTTTGAATCCCTTCACTTCGAACAGCCTCCCGCCGTCACGGACCGATGCCCGGTTAGCTGACCATCCTGGGGCTTGTCATCCTGGGCAGTATGAATCACTTGACGGTCAACCTTTCGGACGCAGACGTCTGCGGCACCAAGTGCATCACGCAAGGCTTGATCCCAAGGCCATGCCCTGCGTTGTCGACAACAATACAGATTGAAGGTCGCAAAGCCGACTTCTGGATAGGTATGACAAGTCAAATGTGACTCGGACAACAAGTACATTCCGGTCACACCGCCCGGTCCGCCGAAGCGATGAAATATCGGTTCGGCAACGATGTTTAGCTGCAAGTCGGCAAGCACTTGGTCACAAAGGGCGCGCAGCACCACCGGATCGGTCAACCGTTCGACGCTGCACCCTTGAGCGTCGATCAGCCATTCCGTCCCACCAGAAAACGGGTTCGATAGTGCCGGTCGATTACCTTGCACGGAGACGTGATACCCAGCGAGTGGCTTCGTATTGTTAGGGAGCTGGTGGAGGAGGCGGTGGTGTTTGTGACGCAAACAGATTCGCGAGCGCTGGGACGCTTGATGCCGGCGACCAACCTTGCATGCCTGCGGTCCAAACCATCGTCTCGCGTGTCACTTCGCCGCTTGCCACTCCCGAGGAAACCTGCGCGAGCGAGAACGGCCCTTGGGTTTGCCCATTCACCGCGATGTGCCAACCAGATGGTGGTGGCGGCGGAGGTGCGGCACCGAAGCGTCCGGCGTTACCCGCGTTCATCGCCCCACCCAACATTTGATTGGCCATCGCCATTCCCATTCCAAGGCCCATGCCTTCGCTGGCACCGCCACCGGATGGATTTGAAGCCGCTTCGGTCAGCGCGTTGCCCATTTGGAATTGCTGATAGCGGTTCATGTCGCCGATCACACCCATGCTGGTACGCGTGTCGAGCGCCTTTTCGACCTCTTCGGGCAACGAGATATTGACCAAGACCAACTGCGGACAGTCCAAGCCATACTCGTCGTCAATCTGTTCGACGACGTGCTTGCGTACCGTCGCGGCGATTTCGTGGTAGCGACTCGCCATGTCCAAAGCCGCAATCTGCAACTCACCCAACGTTTGGCTGAACGACGAAATGATCATCGAACGCAGCAGATCGGTGACTTCTTCGGATTGGAAATCGTCATCGGTCCCAACGATTTCACGCAGCAAGGCTTTGGGATCGGTCGCCTGCAACGAATAGGTCCCGAACGCGCGAATGCGGATCGGTCCAAATTCGGGGTCTCGCAACATGATCGGATTGGGGGTTCCCCACTTTAGATCCGTGATCTGTTTCGTGCTGACAAAGTAAACCTCTGCTTTGAATGGGCTTTCAAAGCCATACTTCCATCCCATCAGAGTTGACAGGACGGGCATGTTTTCGGTGCTCAGTTCGTAGTGCCCGGGTTCATAGACGTCAGCGATTTCGCCGCCTTTGACCAGCACGGCCATCTGACCGGGACGTACGATCAGCTGAGCACCGTTTTTTATTTCGTTTCTGTAACGCGGAAAACGCCAGACAAGTGTGTGATGCGAATCATCGATCCATTCAATGATGTCGATGAGTTCGTGACGTAACCGGTCGAACAAGCCCATGATGTCAGATTCACTTTGGAAAAGAGGATTCAAAGTGGCTCGGCAATCAAAGCCGAGCGTCTATTTGCGTACAGTCGAAAGTTTATCGGTTGTAGCACCGAGTACTACCGCTCGTAATCGCCTGCAATTTACCAAATTGGCAAATCACCATGGCGTCTGAATTGTCGCTTTGGCAAAGCAAAACAATTGCCGCGGGTAGGATTTCAGTGGTTCGCAGCTTAAATTCGCTGCGATTGAATTGGCCCAGGTTGGGCAGTGGCAAGGCGCCAAAATCCGTGGTTTGTCAGCTGGTGAAGGCTACAAAACCCTAGAAAATAGTCCGAAGCTCCACAGTGACGATCGGAGACTACCCCTAGGGCTCGCCACGACCAGGAACGTTGTGCGTCTGATAGCGACTCACATCGAGTGACTTTGTCGCTGACCAATTCAATTCTTTGCGAGCACGATCGATTCCCCCAATGCCCGTCAGGCGATTTTTTTGATGGCCAACGAAACACAAGACATGTTCTCACCCGACAAGAAGCTGTATCTGCTTGACGGGATGGCACTCATCTATCGTGCACACTTCGCGCTCATCCGCAGCCCGCGATTCACATCGGGGGGCCAGTGCACCTCCGCGGTCTTTGGGATGTTGAACACCGTCACCGACATCTTGGTGAAACACGAACCGACACATATCGCTTGTGCGTTCGACACCAGTGAACCCACACAGCGACACGAAGCCTTTCCCGAATACAAGGCACACCGTGACGCGATGCCAGAAGACTTGTCCAGCCAAATCCCCCTGGTCGATCGACTGCTCGAAGCGCTCAACATCACCATCATTCGTCGTCCCGGCTACGAGGCCGACGATGTGATCGGCACATTGGCACATCAAGCCGAATCACAAGGGTTCGAAACTTGGATGGTCACACCGGACAAGGATTATCATCAACTCGTTACCGAACACATCCATGTCTATCGGCCAGGATCCAAAGGCGGCCAAGCGGAAGTGCTGGGTATCGATGAAGTTTGCAAACACTGGGAAATCGAAAACGTCCGCCAAGTCATCGACGTTTTAGGGCTGATGGGTGACAGCAGTGACAACATCCCCGGTGTCCCTGGAATCGGCCCCAAAACGGCAAAGAAGTTGGTCGCCGAATACGGCAGCGTCGAAGGCTTGCTTGAAAACGTTGACAAGTTGAAAGGCAAACAAAAGGAACGGGTGCAAGAGAATCGAGACCAAGCGATTCTTAGCAAACAACTCGTCACGATCCAGCTGGATGTCCCCACCGAAATCGATCTGGATTCGCTTCGCTATACCGGCCAAGACGATGCCAAGCTTCGTGAACTGTTGGTCGACCTTGAATTCGAAACGCTCGGCAAACGCCTGTTTGGTAAATCGTTTTCGGCAGCTTCGGCACGCACCGCTGTCGTCCAAGAAAAACGTCAACGAGAAATCCAACAGTCTCTGTTCGACGAACCCAGCGAACAAAAAACACTTGCCGATGTCCCTCACAAATACCACACGATCACAACCAAAAAAGATCGCGCGGCGCTCATCGAACGCCTCGGCAAATCGACAGAGTTTTGCTTCGACACCGAAGCCACCGGACTGGATCCACGCAAAGCCGCACCGCTCGGTTTGGCGATCAGCTTGCAAGCTCACGAAGCTTACTACGTCGTTTGCCCAGAAGATCCGGATGAATGTCGTGAAGTGCTTGAAGAGTTCGCTGACGTACTCGCCAGTCCGAAGATCACGAAGATCGGACACAACCTCAAGTACGACGTGTCGCTGCTGCGTTGGCAAGGCATCAAAGTCGCGCCGCCTTTGTTTGACACCATGCTGGTTCACACCATCGCCGAACCGGAAGTTCGCCATGGACTTGATGCGTTGTGTGAGTTGTACCTGAACTACAAACCGATCCCCACCAGCGACCTGATCGGCCCCAAGGGCAAAGACCAAAAGTCGATGGCCGATGTGCCGCTTGATCAGCTATCGGAATACGCCTGCGAAGACGCTGACATCACGTTTCAGATCGCGCAAGTTTTGCGCCCCGTGATGAAAGAACACGAAGTCGAACAGGTCTGCACGGAAGTCGAATGCCCGTTGGTGCCCGTGCTGGTCGAGATGGAATACAACGGAATCACACTTGATACGGAGTCACTTGGGACTTACGCCGAACACCTGCAGACAGAAATCGATGACTTGCAAACTCGCATTTATGCAGCCGCAGGACACGAATTCAACATCGATTCGCCAAAACAACTTGGCGTCATTCTGTTCGAAGAGCTAAAGCTCGAAGAGAAACCCAAGAAGACTGCGACCGGGCAATACTCGACACGTGAAGCCGAACTGGAACGCCTTAGCGGCAAGCACGAAATCATTCGCGATGTTTTGGACTATCGCAACGCGCGAAAACTGAAGTCGACCTACGTGGATCAATTGCCAGCAGCCGTCGAACCATCCACAGGACGACTGCACACGCACTACAGTCAAACGTGGACCGCAACCGGACGGATGCAGTCCAACGATCCAAACTTACAAACGATCCCGGTACGCAAAGAACGCGGACGTGAGATCCGCGCTGCCTTCGTGCCTCGATCCGACGATCACTTGATCCTGTCGGCTGACTACTCGCAAATCGAGTTGCGCATCATGGCCGAACTGAGTCAGGATGAAGCGATGATGTCCGCCTTCATCAACGAAGAAGACATTCATACCGTGACCGCGTCAAAGGTCTATAAGGTCGATCCCGATGATGTTACCAGGGAGATGCGTGCAAAGGCCAAGACGGTGAACTTCGGCATCATCTACGGCATCAGTGCATTCGGCCTCCAACAACGTTTGAATATCCCTCGCGCCGAAGCTAGCGAGCTGATCAACAATTACTTTGAAAAGTACCCAGGAGTTCAGCGCTACATCGATTCGACAATCGAATTCGCACAGGAACACGGGTTCGTTAAAACGAAGACCGGACGTCGGCGCTACCTTCGTGATATCAACAGTCGATCACGTAATGCGAAATCGACGGCCGAACGCCTCGCCATGAATAGCCCGATTCAAGGCACCGCAGCGGACATGCTGAAGCTAGCGATGATCCAAGTGGATCACGCGCTGCGAAGCGGCGGATTCAAAACCAAGATGCTGTTGACGGTGCATGACGAATTGGTATTCGACATGGTCAAAGAGGAAGCCGAGCAGGTCATGCCGGCGATTGAGAACGCAATGAAGAACGCGTTACCAATGGAAGTCCCCATCGTTGTCGAAATGGGAACGGGCGAGAATTGGCTGGAAGCCCATTAAGGTTTTGAGGCGTTGTCAGCCGCTGGCGCGCCGGCGTGCGGATACGTGTCCGGGGTTCAAAACCATCAGCCGCAACGCGCCAGCGTGCGGTTACGTGACCGGGGTGCATAGGCGCTAACCGCGGGCTAACGTCAGCGGATGATAACGATCCAATTCATTAACCGACGCTAGCGCGTTTCGGCTCAGGTGGTAAATAGATCAGCCGCTGGCGCGCGTACGGATACGTGTCTGGGGATCAAAACCGTTAACCGCACGCTGGCGCGTAGCGGCTGATAGCGACGAAATCCATCAACCGACGCTAACGCGTTTCGGCTCAGGTGATAAATAGATCAGCCACTGGCGCGCGTACGGATACGTGTCTGGGGATCAAAACCGTTAACCGCACGCTGGCGCGTAGCGGCTGATAACGATCCAATCCATCAACCGACGCTAGCGCGTTTCGGCTCAGGTGATAACTAGATCAGCCGTTACGCGTTAGCGTACGGTTACGTGTCCGGGGTGCATAACCAATAACCGACGCTAGCGGCTCAGGTGGTCTGCTATATGCCGCACGAACCGCCGCCGCAGCAACGGGGTGTCCCACATCCTGCGCTTGCTGTTGGCAAACTCTTGCTGCCATTCATATTCGGAGCCGCCGGCGCGCTCATCAGCCTCGTCAGCTCATCACTGCCGCACTCGGGGCATTCGGCTTTTTCCTCAGGATTACGAACGAGAACTTCGACAGCTTGATTGCACTTGGGGCAGTCGTATTCATAAAGTGGCATAGCGAAATCCTAAAATCAGAATCCAATAGTCAATGTGATCAGACGCCTTCTATTTTTGTCGACGAGACGAGACTGGCAAGCTCAGAAAAACAAAACAGGGACTGAGAATGAAACGTGACGACGTCCGACAAGTGGACCAAATTGCGATCGAGGAATTCGGCATCAGCGGCGTCGTGCTGATGGAGAACGCCGGCCGAGGGGCAGCCGAGTGGATACTGCGGAAAACACCCACTGAAAGCCCTGTCGGACTGATTTGTGGTAGCGGCAACAACGGCGGCGATGGCTATGTGATCGCGCGGCATTTGGAGTTGGCCGGCCGAGCGGTCCGTGTGATCTCACTGGTGGAACTGGAAAAGCTCCGCGGCGACGCAAAAATCAATGCCGAGATCGCATCCAAAGCCGGTATCCAAATCGAAATTGCCCGCTCGGAAGAGGAACTTTCCGACCTGTTCCGTCCCAGCGATTGCCTCGTCGACTGCATGCTCGGAACCGGTGCACAGGGGGCCCCACGTGGGCTTTTTGGTTCCGCGATCCGCCTGGCCAACAAAGTGTCCGGGTTTCGCGTCGCGATTGATCTTCCCAGCGGCCTGGACTGCGATTCGGGGCAGGTAAGCGATCCGACGTTCCGCGCCGATATGACCATCACCTTCGTCGCGGTCAAAGACGGTTTTAGCCAGCCGGAAGCCCAAGAATTCACCGGCGAGGTGCATGTTGTGGGAATCGGGGTTCCAAAATGCCTGCTGGATCAATTCGGGGTGTTTTGAAATTGCCCGATTCGCGTTATTGTGCCCCCACCATTGATTCCAACAACGACACGCCTTGAGGTCATCGAAGTGGCTACCGTAATCGAAGCTTCCCCATTGGATTTCCCAATGTCGGACGCACTGCGTTTTCTTCCCGAAGGCCCTTACCAAAACGCTGCGGGCCATTTTTCATGGGTGGGAATCCAACATGGTAGTGACGTCACGTTTGGCAGCCTGAACCGCTTCGACATGGCGAGCGGTGAAAACACATCGTTTGACCTTCCCGGACGCCCTGGCTTTGCCTTCCCATGCAAAACCGCGAACAAGTACGTAATCGGTTGCGAACGCAGCCTCGGGTTCTTTGATGTCACGAATGGCTCGTGGGAACCGTTTTGCGAAGGCGTCGACCAAGCCGTTGAAAACACCATCATCAATGACGGACTGACCTTTGGCGACAACCTGATCTTCGGCTGCAAAGATCTTGAGTTCGCGACTAAGAAAGCAGGCTTGTACCTGTACCGTGGCAAAGATTCCAAACTGATCTGCTTGCGTGACGATCAAATCTGCAGCAACGGAAAATCGATTGTCGATATCGATGGCCAACTGTTCTTGGTCGATACCGATTCGCCAACTCGGACCGTGGTTCGATACCCACTAGACATCGACGCCGGCACATTGGGTGACCCGGAAGTCGTCTTGGATCTGACCGATGACCCTGCGGTTCCCGACGGATCGATCCTGACACCCGACGGCAAAAGCTTGATCGTATCGATGTTCCTGCCCAGCGCCGCACCATACGGCGAAACAAGACAATACAGCTTGGAAAGCGGCGAGTGTGAACGTGTCTGGCGGACGCCCCTATCACCACAAAACACCTGCCCGGCTTTGGTTGAGTACCAGGGCAAGCTGATGCTGATCATCACGACGGCAGTCGAACACATGAGCCAAGACGACCAAGCGGTGTGCTCAAACGCGGGTAAACTGTTCATTGCCGAAACCGACTTCGATCCGGCTGGTTGGGCACCACCAGCTTACGAAGCCTAACGACCGGTTGTTTCTGGTTAGATCTCACGCGAAGTCGCTTTCGACTTCGCTAAACCAGCGGGAACGAACGCTGCCTTCACGGAGTGAAGGGCGACAATCGCAGACTCAGTCCGCCTTTTCACTCGTTCGAAAATACTCCGCAGGAAACGAAGCCTGCCCGGAGTGGCTTG
This is a stretch of genomic DNA from Stieleria sp. JC731. It encodes these proteins:
- a CDS encoding polyamine aminopropyltransferase: MINRTPNYLLYLNVLVIATCGLIYELLAGTLASYLLGDSVTQFSFVIGVYLSALGIGAWLSKYVDEKLARTFIEVELGLALLGGLSTPLLFIAFGHVTWFQTALFGSVVLIGTLVGLELPLLMRIMREHLDFHELVARVLTFDYIGALLASVLFPVFLVPRLGLVRTSLLFGLLNAIVGVWGTYLLRPLLSSRGLGGLRGRGFAVIGILVVVFIKADTLTMWSEEAILENPIVHATQSQFQRIVVTQRKDDFQLHLNGHLQFNSRDEYRYHEALVHPVMGAAKTIKNVLVLGGGDGLAVREILRYPDLESVTLVDLDPAMTKLATEFGPLVELNEDALHDPRVTVINRDAFIWIDETDRTFDAAVIDFPDPGSYSVGKLYSTRFFSMLYAKLNSDAVITVQCTSPLVAPRSYWCILETIRQAGFDVRGFQASVPTFGIWGFALAGKSPLRSSIAGEYQALRELPDNLRFLSESNRIAMFDLPVDVHPVEVEPNRLNDQILVRYYEQEWSQ
- a CDS encoding DUF350 domain-containing protein, translating into MQPFQTLLPLAQETSSELAMSQEAASGMSVLGGHILAALIFSVIGIVVLGICIVVMEKLTPFSIYHEIVEEHNQALGTIVGAITLGISLIIAAAILG
- a CDS encoding DUF4178 domain-containing protein, with the translated sequence MKGFKTQCPACGGPTVFRNSWALVTICDFCGTTIGRTDRDVKDLGKFAEVSDPASGLRRGISGRWKGKRFRIVGRVRYRHSAGGSWDEWYLEFPGNQVGWLSEAQGQFALTTEYKLNRDAKLPKFDSVELMQTVPIKGTKLTVREKGVATAEGAEGEIPWQFVPGADHHYVDLQGDAHQVATFEYGHGEDDGIQSAYLGTTVTLSDLGIDVERLKPEVTESVDAAQLSCPKCAGPLSLRAPDDTLRIACPNCSSILDVSEGKLSLFQSLHQEAARVQIPLGSEGTFGDTKYVVIGFMERYAKWEGKIFPWSEYLLYNRDTGYRWLICNSGHWSLAAPVTSTPKAKGTHLGYDKQAFRLYDKGTAHVRYLLGEFYWKVNIGDVVQTSDYINPPRMVSFEQAGFGRSKEVTISESFYITTEEVESIFGVNDLPRPWGVGVIQPKPSMGKSFWFMWAGFLVYLLLAAITVNRNKWDGGLLTLAAIGVSIIPGLTLFYLHNFEVQRWQDSDYSPYASDD
- a CDS encoding S-adenosylmethionine decarboxylase family protein; the encoded protein is MQGNRPALSNPFSGGTEWLIDAQGCSVERLTDPVVLRALCDQVLADLQLNIVAEPIFHRFGGPGGVTGMYLLSESHLTCHTYPEVGFATFNLYCCRQRRAWPWDQALRDALGAADVCVRKVDRQVIHTAQDDKPQDGQLTGHRSVTAGGCSK
- a CDS encoding SPFH domain-containing protein; the protein is MGLFDRLRHELIDIIEWIDDSHHTLVWRFPRYRNEIKNGAQLIVRPGQMAVLVKGGEIADVYEPGHYELSTENMPVLSTLMGWKYGFESPFKAEVYFVSTKQITDLKWGTPNPIMLRDPEFGPIRIRAFGTYSLQATDPKALLREIVGTDDDFQSEEVTDLLRSMIISSFSQTLGELQIAALDMASRYHEIAATVRKHVVEQIDDEYGLDCPQLVLVNISLPEEVEKALDTRTSMGVIGDMNRYQQFQMGNALTEAASNPSGGGASEGMGLGMGMAMANQMLGGAMNAGNAGRFGAAPPPPPPSGWHIAVNGQTQGPFSLAQVSSGVASGEVTRETMVWTAGMQGWSPASSVPALANLFASQTPPPPPPAP
- the polA gene encoding DNA polymerase I, which translates into the protein MANETQDMFSPDKKLYLLDGMALIYRAHFALIRSPRFTSGGQCTSAVFGMLNTVTDILVKHEPTHIACAFDTSEPTQRHEAFPEYKAHRDAMPEDLSSQIPLVDRLLEALNITIIRRPGYEADDVIGTLAHQAESQGFETWMVTPDKDYHQLVTEHIHVYRPGSKGGQAEVLGIDEVCKHWEIENVRQVIDVLGLMGDSSDNIPGVPGIGPKTAKKLVAEYGSVEGLLENVDKLKGKQKERVQENRDQAILSKQLVTIQLDVPTEIDLDSLRYTGQDDAKLRELLVDLEFETLGKRLFGKSFSAASARTAVVQEKRQREIQQSLFDEPSEQKTLADVPHKYHTITTKKDRAALIERLGKSTEFCFDTEATGLDPRKAAPLGLAISLQAHEAYYVVCPEDPDECREVLEEFADVLASPKITKIGHNLKYDVSLLRWQGIKVAPPLFDTMLVHTIAEPEVRHGLDALCELYLNYKPIPTSDLIGPKGKDQKSMADVPLDQLSEYACEDADITFQIAQVLRPVMKEHEVEQVCTEVECPLVPVLVEMEYNGITLDTESLGTYAEHLQTEIDDLQTRIYAAAGHEFNIDSPKQLGVILFEELKLEEKPKKTATGQYSTREAELERLSGKHEIIRDVLDYRNARKLKSTYVDQLPAAVEPSTGRLHTHYSQTWTATGRMQSNDPNLQTIPVRKERGREIRAAFVPRSDDHLILSADYSQIELRIMAELSQDEAMMSAFINEEDIHTVTASKVYKVDPDDVTREMRAKAKTVNFGIIYGISAFGLQQRLNIPRAEASELINNYFEKYPGVQRYIDSTIEFAQEHGFVKTKTGRRRYLRDINSRSRNAKSTAERLAMNSPIQGTAADMLKLAMIQVDHALRSGGFKTKMLLTVHDELVFDMVKEEAEQVMPAIENAMKNALPMEVPIVVEMGTGENWLEAH
- a CDS encoding FmdB family zinc ribbon protein; its protein translation is MPLYEYDCPKCNQAVEVLVRNPEEKAECPECGSDELTRLMSAPAAPNMNGSKSLPTASAGCGTPRCCGGGSCGI
- a CDS encoding NAD(P)H-hydrate epimerase; translation: MKRDDVRQVDQIAIEEFGISGVVLMENAGRGAAEWILRKTPTESPVGLICGSGNNGGDGYVIARHLELAGRAVRVISLVELEKLRGDAKINAEIASKAGIQIEIARSEEELSDLFRPSDCLVDCMLGTGAQGAPRGLFGSAIRLANKVSGFRVAIDLPSGLDCDSGQVSDPTFRADMTITFVAVKDGFSQPEAQEFTGEVHVVGIGVPKCLLDQFGVF
- a CDS encoding SMP-30/gluconolactonase/LRE family protein, with translation MSDALRFLPEGPYQNAAGHFSWVGIQHGSDVTFGSLNRFDMASGENTSFDLPGRPGFAFPCKTANKYVIGCERSLGFFDVTNGSWEPFCEGVDQAVENTIINDGLTFGDNLIFGCKDLEFATKKAGLYLYRGKDSKLICLRDDQICSNGKSIVDIDGQLFLVDTDSPTRTVVRYPLDIDAGTLGDPEVVLDLTDDPAVPDGSILTPDGKSLIVSMFLPSAAPYGETRQYSLESGECERVWRTPLSPQNTCPALVEYQGKLMLIITTAVEHMSQDDQAVCSNAGKLFIAETDFDPAGWAPPAYEA